The following is a genomic window from Chlorocebus sabaeus isolate Y175 chromosome 24, mChlSab1.0.hap1, whole genome shotgun sequence.
CATCCTGCCTGGTCTCCATGAATCACCTTCCCTGGCTTCCAACCATCCCTACCCATACCGCAGTCAGAGCTTTAGCATGGTAGGACTGTGGTGCCCCCTACACACTTCGTGGATACTCAGGACAGCACGTTTCTTGGGTGTAACCTgatatgtgagagtgtgtgaaaTTCCCACCACCAGGACGGAGGGCACAGACCTTAGTTTCACTGCAGTGCAGCTGACCCAGTTTCTCCTTCAAGGGAAAGGGGGAAAACCAGCTCAACAAAGTGGGTAGTGCCCGGGTAGACTTCTAGGCTCCTCTCTCTGTACCAGTGTCAGGACACTCATCTAAACCGATTAGCCGTGTTCTGCCATTTTCCCATGGCCAAGAGCAAGGTGTCCCAAGATAGGATCCTTGTGTGATTTGTCATCCCCCCAGCATGGTCTGACCTGCAAGCAGATCACCACCCACTGCAGATCTGCCTGGCTATGGAGGGCGTGCTTATAAGTGATCATCTTTTGTGCTGCCTCTTTCCAATTACAGGTTAGCCTGGAGAGGAAGATAAAGACATTTGCAACCAAGATGGTAATCACGAGTGGAAATGATGAAGACAGAGGaggtcaagaaaaagaaagtaaggagGAGAGTGTCTTGGCAATGCTGGGGATTATCGGGACCATTCTGAACCTGATTGTGATCATATTTGTCTACATATACACCACCCTGTGAATGACCCAGAGTGTCCTCAGAGGCCTCGGGATGGCCAGAGACGGAAGTCCTGTGTGTCGGCGTATCACTGACCAGACCCTGCAAGAACCAGCAGGCTTGACCCACCCACACCACCCAATCAAATGCACCTTCAGACTTTACAGAAGGTCACACAAATAGACCGATCCTGCTGCAGGGAGCAGACACTAAAGCACAATGATTCCAACAAAACTCATTCACAGCACTAGGAACTCAACGTCTTTGGCAGGGGGCCCAGAAGAATGCTTGGACGACCAGCTTCTGACACCATCGGTGAGCGGATGGGTGCAGAAATTCATTATTCCAGATCGCTGATGGATATCACATATCTGAAAAGATGAATAGGGCAGACACGGCTCAGATGTGTGTCTCCCAGGACAAGTGTTTCATCTTCACTTGACGAGCTATTTAGTGGAAAAACCAGAGGGGCAGCCCTTTGACAGGCATCCCATTCATCAAAAGTGTCTAACTATTTGATACCGGGGagataacttatttttcttttttcattggcTTGATGTGTGTATCTGTTCATATCAaggtttataaatatatatttttaataaatgtgctCTATTTTTTAGCATGAACCAAATACTTGGAAAGGCACTCCCAGATCCATAGAGCTTTCCTTGGTTTTATCTGCTTTGTCCCTTCCTCCCCCAACTGCAGGTGTTCTCTTGTGGAGCCATTCTAGTCCTCTTGTCTCATCTCGAATCTTTTACTTTTGcgctcttgttctctctctctctctccttctctctctctctgcctctttggTCTGAAGGACATTTTCCCATACAACCAGCCATGGTTTTGGTTGGTGCATGTTTCAAGATTGTCTATTGAGTGGCTTTTTGTTGTTCTCTCGGAGATATCAAACGATTGTGGGCATGCAGACCTTAGATGCACCCTATCTTTACTGAGAATTATGCATGAATAAGGGCTGAGTGATAGATCAGCTTAAAATTAAAAGGACTATTGTTGAGGAAGAAGAGCGTGGCTGTATTTGCAGATGAACTTTTGAACAGAATATTCA
Proteins encoded in this region:
- the TUNAR gene encoding protein TUNAR isoform X1, yielding MRFSVSLERKIKTFATKMVITSGNDEDRGGQEKESKEESVLAMLGIIGTILNLIVIIFVYIYTTL
- the TUNAR gene encoding protein TUNAR isoform X2, producing the protein MVITSGNDEDRGGQEKESKEESVLAMLGIIGTILNLIVIIFVYIYTTL